In the Oncorhynchus gorbuscha isolate QuinsamMale2020 ecotype Even-year unplaced genomic scaffold, OgorEven_v1.0 Un_scaffold_2869, whole genome shotgun sequence genome, one interval contains:
- the atp5mf gene encoding ATP synthase subunit f, mitochondrial, giving the protein MADRIVPLGEKRLMDVKLGELGSWLGKRDFTPNGVLASIRNGHDRYYNKYINVKKGGIGGVAMLLVGYVALSYLWEYDHLKHDRWRKYH; this is encoded by the exons TTCCCTTGGGTGAGAAGCGTCTGATGGATGTGAAGCTGGGAGAGTTGGGCTCCTGGTTGGGCAAGAGGGACTTCACTCCTAACGGAGTCCTCGCCAGCATCCGCAATG gcCATGACAGATATTACAACAAGTACATCAATGTGAAGAAGGGAGGTATTGGAGGCGTGGCCATGCTGCTGGTTGGCTACGTGGCCCTCAGTTACCTGTGGGAGTACGACCACCTCA aGCACGACCGCTGGAGGAAGTACCACTAA